TatatggtaaatatttgtatccTGTTAAGTTCACTCACCCGCATATGACACTTTGATTTGTTAAGTTCAATTATGCACATATCAACTTAAGACTTATATGACGCTTGTTTCCATATACATCCTTTTTGGTGTGGGTGTGTGTAGTTACACCTAGAGTGTAGAATAGCACGTGTGTATGCACACACACATACCATCCTTAGAATTTTGGGGATTAAAATACATCATCAAAGTAACATTCCAAATAAAGTTTCAGTAAGAAAATAATTTAACTACATTTTACGCAATAATATACTTTTTTTgatttagttttattttttagaagATTTCAAAATTTGGATGGGGACCAAAAATACATCCATGTTGCATCCTAAAAAAAGTTTAGCCAAGAAACTCAAATGGAGTTAACGGTTTGCTTCATCTCAAGTTCATTTTAGCCTATATGTTTATTGGCAAATCTCCCCTCTCTAGCAAGTTTGAAGGCAATCGATGTCTAGTTTATCTTTTGCATATAAAAATCTAATGTAACAATGATCTCGTATGTTTGCTCATGAAAGTAATCTAAATATAATCTTTATGGAATAGTAAACCTTATTCAGAATTTGATTATATTGATACTTATAAGTATTAATAAAACGTGTTAAATTTTGTTAAATGGGCCGAAAAGCTAGGCCTGGGCCATTGTTTTTGGCGCCCCGGGATAGCCCAACTTTTTCTGATCATCCATTCCTAATCTAACGGTTCGGATCGCGCCGATGTTGAATAAATATATATCTGGTTGACCACTCGTGAAACCCTAAGCCCCCTTCTCTCCCACCTCCGTTGGCTGCGGTGGCTACACTTCCcacacgagagagagagagagagagagagagagagagagagagagagagagagagagaggacggGCTCAGATGGGGCGGCGCCGGCATGCGACAACGCGAGAACCGGCTTCTCTAGAGCTTTGCTCTCTTGCGGCAACGCGGGGATGGCTTCcctgtagcggcggcggcggcagccttgAGCTCCATGGAAATAGAGACGGCGACGACCACGAGCTCCACGACGGCCACAAGTTGCTCGTCTTCCGGCGGCAACGATGCATCGAGGACGCCGACCACCATGGCTAGGTAAGCCTGCCACGAGATCTAGATCTGCAGCGTTTTGTCTCCGTGCACTATGCTTTGTGGATCTCTAGATTACACTATGTCATTGTAGTTGCAATTGCTATCTTTTCCAATTAACATGGGTAGCCGAGCTAGAAATTTTTGACTGCAGAACGCTTATCACGTGTTTGACAAAATACACCTATCAGATTTGTTAGTATTGGCGCCCTCCTGTGCATTGGTTGGTTGGCTGGCTGAGATACTAATAAGTTTGTGCAACAGATGCCCTCCTATTTTTCAGGATTATTGTTCTGAATGTGCATGGGTTGGAGGGGGAGCTAGCTTTGGACAAGGTTGTTGTCGTGGGAGCCTGCAGCACGTTTTGTGTTGGATGAATGCCATCTTGCTTTTGTGAAAGCATTTGAGGTTAGAATGTTTTGCCCCAAAGAATCTTGTGCATGTTTCTGCAGATAATTTAGATAGGTTTACAGGTTTCTAATGCCAAACTTTATCTGTCAAATATGAAATTAAATAAGCCTTTGAGCAAAGCAGAATTATGTAGGATTTGAATTTTGTTATAACAAAATGATGCACAATGCATATTGATAGAAGATACTACCCTGTGGGTATTCTAATTTGAGTTGACCCTGTCCCTTGAAGCCTCTAACCGTTCCTTTTTGTTTGCGGCTCTGTGCCTATGATGGTCCACCCAGATATGGTAACTAGGACAATTCAACTTACATTAAAATGAGTATGTAAATTGAGCTGCAAGTTCCATCTTTTAAGCTCTGAATGGTATATGGCTATGGCTATTTGCTCCTTGTACAGATTAGTTAACTGATTGCAATATAGCTAATTTGCTATGCTGTACAATGCAAAGAACTCATGTGCAATTTGTTGTATAAATCCTTAATATATGATAAGGAAATTGCTCCTTAATATATAACTTTGCATTGCTACATCTATGAATTGGGGAGCTCCTTGTTTTTATGCAGCTCTATGCTTTCAAGTACAATAGTATGTCAGCAATCATGCAAACAGTACTAACATGATATGCTCGAGCTTGTATTACACGTGAAATTGCATACATGTAGTGTTTACAGTTTGCACATATCTTCTAGTCTATGTTACACATGCGAAGCATTGTACCAGTTGAACTCACCATGTGCTATACCATGTGCAGGTCTGCAAATAATCAGTTGTGATGGATGCAAAACTTCAGCTAGTGCTAAGTCATTCGAGCAAGTTGATCTATAAGGCTAATCTGGTGCTGGATTTTTCAGTCATTTCATGTATTACAGGATTTGTTGCAATGCTATTGGAATATCAATAAATATTTGCTCCTTAGTAAAGTTGCTGCATATCAGATGCAATCCATTTATTTTGTTTGCCATATTTTGTTCCTGTAACATTTTTGGACCGGAAGAATAATGACAAGTTGCTAAGTGGAACCTGTCATAGATTGTATGCTTGTTGGATGCAATTTCGATTACCTGTGGGTGTAAATGTTATTATGTAAGCTGATGATTTATTAATTTTCTTTGTTGGCAGTATACATTTACTTGGCGGTAGATGCCTGCCAAGTAAAGAATATTTCTTGGCGGTTGGCGCCCGCCAAGTAAATAGCTTTCCGTGGCTGTCAACGCCCGCCAAGGAAAGTTGTATCCTTGGCGGCTGTAACATTTTCTTGGCTTGTTTGCAATTTTGATGCGTGCCTATTTTACTTGGCGGCCAAACTGCCAAGACAATGATCCTTGGCGGCTGGCAGCCAAGGTAATTTGATTTCCTTGGCTCTCTATTCTAGGCGGACTGGCCGCCAAGGATTATTTTCTTGGCGGTTTTGGTATTTTCCTTGGCGGTTTTTTGCTGCCAAGGCACTGTTTTGATGTAGTGTTACAATACTAGACCTAAATTATGATTTTGCAATATTTTTGCAGATTTTTTGTGTCAGCTAACCCGAGTCATAAAATGCTTGGAAGTTTCAAAAACAACAATATTGTTTGTTTTGATgtgaatattctaaaatagaTTTTTGAGTGCTTATTATTGCAGAGTGATCTTGGTCCTATAAAAGTTTGGTGGTTTTTGAAGCTTGAGAAGATTTtgttttcaaattttgaatttgaaccaCCATTTCCCCTTCCCCTCGCCTAGGCCTGCATGTCAGCCCCACCTTCCCCTTCTCCCATGCCTGCTCGCCCATGGATATGGCAGCGGGGGTGGTGGCACCACGAAAACTGCTGGCTGGCCTAGCATGGCCAGGAGCAGCTAGGGTGCTGCACCCCATCCGCCTTCTCCTCACCAGTAAGAACCAGTTGGGCCCCTTCTCCAAATTCAAGCTCCCGAAtcaatgagcctaattaggccgTGATTAGGTACTAAACTGTTACcataacacatactctaatgatggattaattaggcttaataaatttgtctcgtagtttatagatggattatgtaatttattttgtaattagtccgcatttaatacttcaaatgtgtgcTGGAATATCCGATGTGATACTTTACGCCAAAACTTTACACCATCTAAACAAGGCTGAGACCGTCGTTGAACTAGTAATTTTCAGAAAATTTGTTTAGACAGGTGTTAATTTGTTTTCCTCCGTATCAACATGAAGATGTATATTCACTCCTAGTCCATCCGTTCTATGAAAAGTACAATCATAgtatttggaaaaaaaagtcACACCAAAGAGTGAAATCCTAGAAATTGAACAACAACTTACCTAATTTAGTGGTTAAATCTTTTTTGCATGTCGAAATGTCTCATATCCATAAGTTTTAGAAGTTTGGTTAGTTATTGCATGCAGTAAAAAGAATAAAGGCATGGAGGTTGTTTCAAACCAACAATGATCTGTTCGAAGAAAAAGCTAGAATTGCACTCTTTTTAAGCCAAAGGGAGTAGCTGACAGTCCTGTATACTTTTTATTAAGCCGTTATGAACATCTATCGACAATTTAACTGAATTAGTCTAAATAATTCGAAATCTGTACTTGGCATGTTCAATTATTGGTACTTGACCTTATTTTCATGAAACCTTTCTCGGCGCCATGTGCTTGCATGCATGCACGAAAACATAGACAGttatttgaaaaagaaaaacacgaaCCACCTGTAATTTGTTCCCTTCATTCTGCAAAACCAAATTATTAGGAGAACACCACATACGACTCGCACATTGGGGAGCAGTAGCAAGTCCCAAACACACACATCAGAGAGACTCAGAGCATGCAATGGCCGTCCTCAGCTTGCAGCAACCTGTTCCCATCACCCAAGCAAGGGCGTGAAGGACTTGAGCTGACGCTTCTCCGGCGGCAGGGAAACAAACAGACCCGCCTCGTAGAAACGGGAGGCCGGTCCCTTCGTTTCGATCTCGAGACTGTAGTTCATGCCCGCGACGACTTGCTGCCTGCCTCTGACGACCTTACCAAACTCCAAACCCTCCCCAGACTGCTTGTTGTGCTCCGTAACAGCCCATTTGCCGAGATCCTGCACGTAAGGGTCCGTCACGTTCTCTATTTCCGCCCACTGCCCGGTCTTCGTGGACACAGCGGCTCTCGCGGACCGGCCGGCGGCTGCTGTCGAGGCAGTGGTggccgccacggcggcgagcaACACCATGGCTTGGCGCCGCCCACCGGCGGCGTCATCAACCTTGGCAGCAGAAGCTCTGGCCACGACGaggctgcggtggcggcgcggtgcagctgccgccgccatggtGGGGACGACGCACAATGCGTTCGCTGTGAGGGATGCCATTGGCTGGATGGATGTGCTAGCTAGTTGCTCTCTATCTGGGTAGCTGTTTGTGTTGCTGGCCCATCTATGAAGTCGTTGCTATAAATAGGCTCCTGCTCCTGGCCGTGCGTGGCACTCGTGGTAAATCTTTGCCATGGTTAGAGGAGTTATTAGTAAATCAGTTCTTCCAATTCCAGCTTTTGTTTTGTCCACAGAACATCGATCCTGAATTATATTCTGGATCTCCGGTACATCTACTGACCGACCACCTCATACAAGCAACAAAATATGAAAACTACCTCGTATGAATCTTGTGCACGTTTGTTATGGTTTGTGGTCCTTTGCCACAAAATTCAAAATGAGTGCTTGCCATCTTACTGCACATCAATACCAGGTGGATTGTCTCATTTGCGCACGTGAAGCATGACTTGATTTGGGCTTGAATAGGATGCATCACCCGGTCTTTTGGCACTTCTGAAAAATCACTTTCATTGAGAAAATGACAGTTCCTCGTAAAATGACAGGTGAATTGATCATTTTCTTTGAATAGGATGCATCACCCGGGCTTGAATAGGATGCATCACCCAGTCTTACTACAAGACTCAGCCTAAGAATAATTTGCAGAtgaattatgcaacttaatcTTATAATAGTAAACAATGTTGATTTTTTTCTGTTTCTATTAGTTGTAGACTTGTAGTTCATATGAAATACTTCAATTGATATAGACTATTCAATCATAATAGTCAACGGTGTAGATCTTTTTTTCTTAACTAACATGGCCCTTTAGAGAAAACCTAATGTGTAATGACCTCATTCATCTTTACTTATGCTTGCTATTATAcatatttttctccaaattgtaATACTTTTTAGTTGTATTATTGGATGGTGCCAGACCATTATATGATCATTGTAGATGTTTCTTTTTCATTCTTGGTTATATTCTATTATAAAATATTCAGATTAATCTAGAAGACTGGATATGGACATGACAATAGTCAATTGCATATATTGTTTATTCTAGTTttattattagttatatttgatAATAGATCTTATGAGTAATCTACTATCTAATGGCCACAACAATAAATTGTATAGATCATTTTTCCCTCTCTGTTAGACATTGTGCTTTTTTGTCCTTTCAGAGTGAATGAGCTGGCTTCTCTAACACTCAGATATTACGATAATAGATAGCGAAGATGTGAGGGATCTCCAAATAATGCCTCTACTAAAGCTGTTCTGTTAAATTTATATTTGTGAAGGTGTGTTTCACACATGATATTTCAACAACACAGTCACCATCCTGTGGACACAAAGAAAAACACAATACAATCACACTCAGTTTCACAAATGACGACAAAAGAACGGGCAGTTCCTTTCAAGCCCAAATCAAAGCATGTTTCATGCACTACTATAGAAATGATTAGGAGCTAGCGTTCAGCTCTTTTAGGAGCGGTTAAGAAGTTGATCCACACCTAAGACAAGTCTCAGTGCACAGTTTCATGACACAGTTATCTAGACTAGAAACTAGGTAActgccagatgagtttcatggtgatgaaactctcctcacatcctaTGAAACTCCATCTTCTCTCTGCttaccatgtcagcaaaattgatgatatataATTCCATGAAATTCTTCATGAATCTTCCAGTGAGACTGGCCTAATATTAATAATGGCACTGTAGCACACATCTCGTCTCTCAAAATAGCTTTTTAATTAGAGGCGGACAGTGTGGCTGAACCGCCCTTGTAAATAGGTTTCTAGGGCGGACCACAGAATGTAAATCACCATGATGTTTATGGGTGGACCAAAACATGAACCACCCCAAATGCAAGGATTTTCAGTACCGAGAGGCTGCCACTACGAGAATGGACCATCAGTATCAAGTCGTAAGGCCGCATCAGTTTCAGATTCATGACCCATTACTAAAAATATCTTAAGTACCGTCTAATATTACCAAATGGTACCAAAAGCAGGATttccaaataattttttttaaaaatatttcaaaatttgGAGAGGCCTTGCACACGTTCATTCTATCAACTAGTGGAGGGAACCGATGCTGCCACATGTCTAACCGGACGTCTCACAGCAGACAACTAGAGGGAGGTATAAACCCAGCAGATCagatcactactagaaaacgggccatcagtcctggccaaaggtaccagctgctgttgtagccggtaccgatggtacccatcggtaccggctgcaacagcagctggtacctttggccatcgACCGACCTAGTGGAGGgcaattggcaccgggtggtggttccaaccg
The genomic region above belongs to Panicum virgatum strain AP13 chromosome 8N, P.virgatum_v5, whole genome shotgun sequence and contains:
- the LOC120685940 gene encoding cysteine proteinase inhibitor 8-like; translation: MASLTANALCVVPTMAAAAAPRRHRSLVVARASAAKVDDAAGGRRQAMVLLAAVAATTASTAAAGRSARAAVSTKTGQWAEIENVTDPYVQDLGKWAVTEHNKQSGEGLEFGKVVRGRQQVVAGMNYSLEIETKGPASRFYEAGLFVSLPPEKRQLKSFTPLLG